A segment of the Pan paniscus chromosome 9, NHGRI_mPanPan1-v2.0_pri, whole genome shotgun sequence genome:
agactgTACAGGAGGCAAGGCTgtggaggcctcaagaaacttacaatcatggtggaaggtgaagaggaagcaatcACGTCTTCACATGGTGATGGGAGAGACACAGAGTGaagagggaagtgccacacacttttaaatcatcagatAACATGAGAagttactcactatcatgagaacagcatgattTAATcatctcccatcaggtccctctcTCCAcgttgggaattacaattcaacatgagatttgggtggggacacagagccaaaacatatcattctgccccttgACCCTCCAAAATCTCAAggccttctcacatttcaaaacacaatcctGCTTTCCCTatagtcctccaaagtcttaaatcattccagcattaactcaaaactccaagtccaaagtctcacctgagacaaggcaagtttctCACACTGGTGAGcttgtaaaatgaaaaacaagttatttacttacAAGAgaaaatgggggtacaggcattgggtaaatgctcccattttaaatggaaaaaattggccaaaaccaagGGGCTACAGttcccatgcaagtccgaaacccagcagagcagtcattaaatcttaaatccTCAAAATAATCTCCTCTGACCCCATGTCTCTCACCCAGAGCATGCTGATGCAAGGCGTGGCCTCCCAAGGCCTTCAGCACCTGTGCCCCTGTGGCTATTCAGGATACAGCCCCTGCagttgctttcacaggctggcttTGAGTgcttgcagcttttccaggtgcgtGGTGCAAGCTATcggtggatctgccattctggagTATGGATgatggtggctctcttctcacagatccactaggcagtgccccagtgggaactctgtgtgggggctccaaccctacaTTTCCTCACTCCACTGCCTTagtagaagttctccatgagagcaccacccctgcagcagacttctgcctggacatccaggcatttccatacatcctctgcaATCTAGGTAGAGGCTCCCAAACCTAAACTCTTGCCTTCTGTACACCCACAGGCCCAATACCATATGGAAGCTGCTATGGCTTGGGACCTGCACCCTCTGAAGGAATagtctgagctgtaccttggctccttttagcaatggctggagctggagtggctggaacgCAGGTTGCCATGTCTCAAGGATGCATAGATCAacggggccctgggcctggctcacAAAACCacttctccctccttggcctccaggcCTGTAGTGGGAGGGGCTGCAGTGAAGGTCTGAAATACCtgggagacattttccccattgtggtggctattaacatttggctcctctttatttattcaaatttatGCAGCTGGCTCTAATTTATCCCCAGAAAAATGGGTTTTTATTgcctaccacatggtcaggctgcaaatttcccaaactcatatgttctgcttcccttttaaatataaatttcagtCTCAGATATAAGCTCTTTGTTCATGCATATGAGTGTACACtgttataagaagaaaataaataataaagatcagagcagaaataaataaaattgaaacaaagaaaacaatacaaatgatcaataaaacaaaaaggttttttgaaaagttaaacttccccaaaattaacaaacctttagccagactaagaaaaaatgagagacgatccaaataaataaaatttgaaatgaaaaaggaaacattacaactgatactgaaGAAATTTAAAGGATAATGGCTATCACGAGCaagtatatgccaataaattagaaaatctagaactAATGGAGAAGTTCCTAGATGCATACaccctaccaagattgaaccaggaagaaatccaaaatataaacagacaaataacaagtaacaagatcaaagccacaatgaaaaGCCTTCCcataaagaaaagcctgggatacgatggattcactgctgaattccaccaaccaattaaataattaataccaatcctactcaaactattccaaaatatggaagaggaaggaatacttccacactcattctatgaggtcagtattACCATGATACTAAAACCAAAGActcatcaaaaaaagaaaactacaggccagtatctctgataaatgttgatgcaaaaatcctcaacaaaatactagcaagctgaattcaaaaaacattagaaagataattcatcatgagCAAGTGGGCTGTATCCCTGGGAcacaagaatggttcaacatatgaaaatcaatcaatgggaTACATtctatcaacagaatgaaggataaaaaccatatgatcatttcaattaatgctgaaaaagcatgtgacaaaattcaacaccccttcataaTAAAATCCCTTAaaatgggtatagaaggaacatatctcaaaatagtaaaagccagatatgacagacccacaactAGTATCACactgaggaaaaactgaaagcctttacTCTAAGATCTAAAACACTAGAAGGATGTTCACTGTCACCACtattattcaacacagtattggaagtcctagctagagtattaagaaaaggaaataaagtcatCCAAATTGGAATGGAAAAATTCAGATTATTCTTATTTTCAGAAGATacgatcttatatttggaaaaacctagagACTTTACCAAAACAATTATTAGAACTGAggaacaaattcagtaaatttgcaggatacaaaattagcatacaaaaatcagtagcatttctataagcCAATAGtgatcaaaaattaaaaagaaaaagaaatttaaaagtaatctcatttacaatagccacatgtaaaattaaatacctaaaaattaattgaaccaaataaataaaagatatctacaatgaaaactataaaacacggatgaaagaagttgaagagggtgccaaaaaattgaaaagtattCTAAGTTCATGgactgaaagaataaatattgttaaaatgtccataccgtCCAAAGCactctatagatttaatgcaattccaatgaaaatatcaatgacattcttcacagaaatagaaaaagcaatcttaatttgtatggaaccataaAATAACCAGAATAGCcaaattattctaagtgaaaactACTACAGAAAACTTTGGGGAAAGTACTACaaaaaaacattggggaaattctccaggacattgatctaggtaaaaatttcttgagcaatatcccacaagcacaggcaacctaagcaaaaatggacaaataggatcacattaagttaaaaagcttctgcatagcaaataAAACAAtccacaaagtgaagagacaacccacagaatggaagaaaatatttgcaaactacccatctgacaaaggattaataactagaatatataaggagctctaCAACTCCACAGGGAAAAAAACCAATAATCTAATCAATAATGGGCAAAAGAGGtacatagacatttctcaaatgaagaaaaacaatgacAAACAGGCATCTGTAAaagttctccacatccttgatcatcagagaaactcAAATCAAAGCTATCATGAGAtctcatctcactccagttaaaatggctgatatccaaaagacaggcaatgcTGCCAAGGTGGGAATGTAAGTAAGTACAACTACTTTGGAGAATGGTTTAGAGGTTCCTCAATAAACTAAAATTAGAGCTTCCCTATGATCCAGCTATCCCACTGCtgttatatacccaaaagaaaggaaatcagtatattaaagacgtatctgcattcccatgtttgctGCAGCATGGTTCACAATAGCtatgatttggaagcaacctaagcattcatcaacagacaaatagataaagaaaatgtgctatatatacacaatggagtactattcagccataaaatgaatgagatcctatcatttGCGACAGTATGGATGAAATTaaaggtcattatattaagtgacatatgccaggcacagaaaaagaaacattgcatgttctcacttatttgtgggatctaaaaataaaaacaattgtacTCATGGACAAAGAGAATAGGATGTTTacctgaggctgggaagggtagtgggaacCTGGGGGAGAGGTGAGCATGGTTATTGggtataaaaaataatagaaagaatgaataagacctactatttgatagtgcaatagagtgactatagtcaataataacttaatcacACGTTTTAAGATATCTAAaggaatgtaattggattgtttataacacaaaggataactgcttgaggggatggataccccattcttcatgatgtgattatttcacatggcatgcctgtatcaaaacatctcaggtaccccataaatatataaacctactgtgtacccacaaaaataaaaaatatatatttattaaagttaGTCAATTATTGTGCTACAACAATTGTGCTCCTCATAACACACATGTGATTAATTGTATTGGCATCAAAAAAATAGATTAACCATGTTCACAGAATAAGACTGTAATTACTCTGTTAGTTAACTTTTGCTGTATACCAACTACAAAATATCAGATGCTTACAACTACAGCATTTGTTATAATTCTCACTGGTCAGTAGGTTGTCAGAGACCCTCTTCATCTAGGCTGCTTTGACTTGCTGGCTTTGCTTCACTTCTCTGGGAACCAGGGACTGGCTCCAGGCTCTGAATTTGGCTCAGGTTTGCACCATGTACCTCCTTCTGGAAACCAGATTCAAGGGGAATTACCTACTAGGTTAGCACTACCCCAGTACAAGAAATCAAACCCTGCAGCAAAATCACACGGAAGCTCTTGCTTTTATCACATCCACTAACATCCTATTGACCAAAACAAGTCATGAGGACCACAATGGCCAGAGAAAATTATGTGTCTAAAGTGAGAGTGAATGTAAATACAATCCGTCCACTTTGTCCCTCCTGATGTGGATGTGAATGTATACTGCTGCTACTAGGAAGTAAAGAATTGAGACCAATAATTCCAAATGCCACTTGtaagattccatttacataaaacattATAAGTGTTCACTAAACAGATAATTATAGCTAAGTTTGGGAGATGTAATTTAAGATTATTcttatttgttctattttttctgaaatatgcaaaaatttaaaaaattaaattaaattttattttaaactgacaATAATTATGCATAGTCATAGTGATGTTTTGGTGCACAccatgtatagtgatcagatcagggtgaTTAGCATATTTATAATCTcaaacatttctcatttctttgtgttgagaacattcaatatacatatatattcaaaaatatactaacattttgaaaactaaatgaagaattaaaaaaattatattccctctttttttcctggCCTGATCAGAGTTAAATAACCTATCTCTTGGTGTAAAGAATCTAAATGAGAGACTTACTTGCATTTTCCTCATGTATCTAATTCCTAAGGATTGGTCAGAATTCTTACTTCTTAAGGAGGTACAATACAAATGGAAGATCTTCTATCTAGTTGagaagaatgcttctgtcttatttttcctttgctatgTAGATGATTAACTCTTCTAGCTTTATCCAGTATTAAGGTATAGTTATAGTGACAGGACTAACAACAATAAGATAACAACAGGCACACACTTGGATAGTTGTGACAAGATCTGGACTCTGGCCCTTCCTATGCCATTGATATGTAATGTACCAGTGGGTGGATCATGTTCATTCTTTGGGGCTTGTAAGCTTGCATCAATATACACAGGCATACTTCCAGGGACAGGAAGCTACATGCACGTATATGCACTTATGTGTACGTGAATGATCATTTCATGCTTGGTGAGCTGAGTTCTCACAGAAACTTTAGTATCAGAAGCCTTGTACCACCAAACACGGAGGGACATCCTACTCACTGAGCACCACCCACCTTCCTGGGCTGCAACCTGTTGAGTATTCTCTTTCTAATCTCCTTCATCTTGACACTGTAGAGAATAGGGTTTATCAATGGAGGAAGCAGGAAATGGACATAGGATAGAAGAGTATGGGTATGCTGAGTGATTGGCAGCTCAGGATGGTTAATCAGTGCCAGGAGGATCATAGGGATATAGAAGAGGAGCACTGCAGAGAGGTGGGCAGCACAGGTTTGACCAGCCTTCCAGCGATCCTCTCTGGACTCCACACCTTGCAACACCTTGCCAATCAGGCCATAGGAGAAGAAAATAAGCAGGGGGTCCAAACCCATGGCTGAAAGAACCACAAATAGGCTGTAGGCTGCACCCCAAGCTTCTGGGCAGGCCAAACGAGCCACATCTGGATGCAAGCAATAAGAATGGGTTAGGACCTGTGGGTGGCAGTAGGGCATGTAGGCCAGCAGGAATGGCAGGGGCAGATGGAGACCCAGGCATCGAAAAGAaatggccaggctgattttgctAATTACACCATTGGTGAGGAGCGCCGGGTAGTGGAGAGGTCGGCAGATGGCCAGTGCCCGATCAATGGACATGGCGAGCAAGACAGAGGACTCCATGACAGAAAAGACATGGATAAAAACCATCTGTAgaaggcaggctgaggcagggacagTGTGAGCACCAGCAAGGGCGATGCCCAGCAGTGTGGGCATCAGGGCAGTGACCAATCCAATATCAGACACACTAagcaagaagaggaagaagtgCATTGGGCGGTGCAGGGCGGGCTCCAGGGCAATGATCCAGAGGATGGTGCCATTTCCCAGTGCAGAGAGAAGGTAGACAGCAATGAGGGGCAATGTCCACCAGGAGGGTGCACCTGATAGGCCTGGCATGCCCACCAGCAAGAAGGTGGGGGCCATTGAAGTGCTGCTATTGGGGGCTATCTGAGTTGGTAATGTTGACATAGTTCAGGATTCCACGTTGAACTCTGGAACCTGAAAAATGATTAGAAAGGTTTACTTAATCGCGTGCCAAATTTGCATGAAACTTTCCAAAATAGCCTGCATCTTCCCTTCCCTgactcatgcacacacatacacgtacacatatacacatttccTCCCTATGCACGCACCCATCCTAATAGTATATGCAGCATTCATTCCTTGCCTTTGAGGTTTTTCTATAGCTGTCCTCATAGCTCTGtggttctgtttcttttcctAGATTGTTTTCACATGTTTTTTTACCTTGCCTCTCCCTGTAGTGTTATCCTATTTTTTCCCTCCCTTTATGACAAACACTTTAGGAAACAGTCCATTtatccatatttttttctcttcccaacCCCAGACAGTCTGACTTCTAGAGTGCCTTAAGATACTTACATTTTGGTGCACTTTAACTGTTCTTATTAAGTCCCCAATTACtcctttatttctaaattaaGGGGCACTCATTTTTTCTAAGCTTGATTTATTTCTTAATGAGCTTTGGCTACTATGgatctattttttacttttttaaaaattctccctTTCAGAATTTAGCCTTTTACTTAACTTTGCTGTGTCCCTATGATTTATACAtgggtatttaaaatttttattttattgaaatgtaataATTGCACACATTTAAAGGGGtgcatgtggtattttgttacatgcatagaatgtgaaATGAtaaagtcagggtatttaggacATCCACTGCCTTgagtaattataatttttatatgttggaaCATTTCAAGTTCTGTctactagctattttgaaatatacaatacattgttgttaactatagtcaccctacttgGCTACTGAACATtataacttatttcttctatctaagtgtatgtttatatttttgagatatttttcctTGGCCCTCTTTATTTTCCTAAGTGGTCTTATCTACTCTCATGACATCAACTCGAGTCTACAAACAGATGAATTACTAATATATTTTCCCAGATCCTTCTAGGTTCATCTTACCTTGGATGTCCCAGGcaatttaaattcaaataatcCAAAGCAGATCTTAACAGACACATCTTAATGCCTCTTTCAGAGTCATCAGTTAGGAAACAGTGAAGAGGAATTTATGTCAATAGCAAAACCAATAAGACACTCGTTTGTTCCCTAAGTCAGTTGTTGGTGCCACCATTAATCAATTTCCCAAAATAAAAACCTGAGAATTAGCTTCTCCTCACATGTAATatccaaatattatttataattttaacaagAAGGACTGGACACACACCATAGTCATATTTTCTTCCCTGCCCAAATGCCCAGAAAGATTGGAACTGAAATTCTGGACAAAAAGACCATGAAAATTGGGatctaaagaaaagtaaaataaaaaaacttgctAGGTTTTGTTTTCAGGATAATGATATAGATACAAGTTAACCCTAAACATTTATTACAAAAATTCCAAAtacatatgttataaaatattatgttaaaattttacataaaatataactttcaagctaaaaaaggaagataaatgcaacaaaaacctTAATCCCacagacttttaaaaagcaataaatagaaACAGACATTCATTTCCAGTGTGATGGAGTGAGGAGGCTAACACATCCTCTCCCCTACAAAGCATGTATAAAGCTGGCAAGCTGTCAATAAGATCCATTTTGACACCCTGGAAATCCATTAGAGATATAAGCTTGTTTATTGAAACGACTGAACTTTGGAAAATAACAGCCAGTTGCCTAGCATTTTGGCAAGGCTGCTTCATTCCACTGCCTCCAGCTCTATCAACAGTGGTCAGATAAGGAAGCCCCACAGCTTTGTTCCTGTACTCGTGAGGCAGCTTCCGTGATTTGGAGCTCTGTCAGTTAGCACGGCAATTTTGGTGGCAAGGAAATAGGGAGGGCCAACAACTCCACTACCCTGAGGTTCTGGTCCTCTTTGGGGTAATGTGTCCACCAGCAGACTAGGTGAGGATTTAACACAGAGTTCTGGCTGAAAAATAAATCCAGATGGTAACTGGAATctacaggaagaaatgaagagtaCTGGACATACTCAATATATGGGTAAATGTGAAGGACTCTATACACGTTTTAGTTAATTTTCCCTAAATTTCCTTAACAGGCTTGAATtggatgaaaaaataattataatactctATTGTcgagtaaattatatatattatatatgtgtgtgtctgtatatgtatgtatatatattataataatagcaCAACAAGGGGGaggaattaaacatttattaaaacaaaacttttgaattttactggaattaagttaatattattctgaagtaaattatatagtaatGTGCATATTGTAATTTATAGAACAATCACTAATAAAACggtaaaaaaatcaaaagatgaaTTGAAATCATTCAccaaaaacatttaaacaaatgaatgcaatgaaaaagcagtggaacaaaaaaagacacaagactaacagaaaacaaatagcaaaatgacaggTGAAATTtcaaccatatcaataatcacaAAGTGAATGGACTAAGCATGCATCATAAAAGGCACATTGTTATGTAGAATAGAAAAGCAAGTTATAACTATATTCTGTATACAAAAGACATACCGTAGATTCAAAGAAGTAAATAGTTGAAAGTAAGAAGGTAGAAAATTATATACCCAACAAAAATACGTGAGAGATGgcgtggctatattaatatcatataacaatcataaatgcatatataaagaacactagATCCCTAAAATACATGAACCAAAACTGACAAAATTAAAGAGTGAGATAAGCAATTTACCAATAATAGTTGAAGATTTTAATATCCCAAACTCAATAATTgataaaacaattgaaaaaatacACAAGGAAATAGAAATCTTTTGAAAAACACCATGAATCAGAAATGACATTTATATAATACTCTCCATAATAGCAGACTGCATATTCTTTTCAAGCACATATAGAATTTTCTGTGTGAAGAACTGTAGGCTGGGAGGCAAAATaagctttaataatttttaaaatattcatatcatACAGAGCATATTCAtttctcaaatcaataacctaagctTCCTTAagtatttacaaaacaaagaacGATCAATAGCCAAActaaacaagtgttggtgagaatgtggagaaaagggaatccttgtacattgttggtaggaGTATAAATTTGTACACCCATTGTGAAGAATAGTATaaaagttcttcaaaaaattgaaaataaaaccacCATATTATTCAGCATTCCCACTTCTGGATATGTATTCAATGGAAAGAAAACCatgatctcaaagagatatcttcacTCCCGTGTCCAttgaagcattattcataatagccaagatatagaaacaactTAAGTGTTCATTGATGTACGAAGAGGTTAAAAAGTGtgatagatatataatattcagccttaaaaaagaaaaacaacctgtcatttgcaacagcatggataaatatggaggacattatgccaagtgaaataagtcagacacagtaAGAAAAATGCTGCACGACCTCACTTTTGTGTGAATTCTAAcaaagtcaaactcacagaaacagaacAGAAGGGTGATTATCAGGGTTTGAGGGGATGTGGGGGAAATAGGGAAATGTGagtcaaaggatacaaacttACAGTTATAAGATGTGTAAGTATTAGAGGCttaatgtacagcatgatgaTTATaggtaataataatatattgtatacttgaaatttgccaaAGGGCACCTCTTAGGTatcctccaaacacacacacccatacaaacatgcacacacacacatacaatggtaactatgtgaggtaataaatatgttaattggCTTGACTGTGGTCAACATTTCACaaggtatacatatatcaaaacatcatattgtacaccttgaatatagacaattttaaattgtcaattatactttaataaagctgaaaataaagtaataaaattaaaaaaacaaaataagtacaGGTGACataattaaagattaaaaaattgaaaacccTTAGCAAGCcttgaagagaaaacaaaagatgcaaattaccaaaatcaggaatgcaatGTGGGATAACACTATTAGACAAttagttgaaatttttaaaatcctagaaaaataaatattataaaactgaCTTAAGAAGAAATAGCAATTCTAAACAGACCTATAACAAATAAAGTCAATTACTAATTAAAACTCTTCCCACTAAAAAATGCCAAGGTCCAGATGATTTCATGGGTGAATTAGATCAcatattaaaagaagaaataataactaaTGCTTCtcataatgctttaaaaatagagaaggatTTTATAAAATCCTACTCAATCTAGAAGTAGAGTGTAATCTTGATTCTAAAGCCAAATCATAACAAAAAACATAGCACTGACAAATTTTCCTGAAGTAAATAGACATATAAATTCTTAATATTAGCAATTAAATTTGGCtgcataaaaaaaaattctgcactgTGATTTTGTGGAATTTATGCGTAAGTGCAGAGTTGGTTTTGTATTTCAACATCAACTAATACACAttagaaaaaaggacaaaaattgcATGGTCATCTCAATAGGCACAGAAAATCATGTGTCAAATCATGTACTcactcatgataaaaactctaaataaggagggttccaagatggctgaataggaacagctccagtctatagctcccagcatgagtgacacagaagacgggtgatttctacatttccaactgaggcaccaggctcatctcactggggcttgttggacagtgggtgcaggccaTGGAGTGTGAGCTGAaacagggcagggcattgcctcacctgggaagtgcaaggggtcagggaattccctttcctagccaagggaagctgtgacagatggtacctggaaaatcgggacactcccaccctaatactgcgcttttccaacagtcttagcaaacggcacaacAGGACATTGTATCCcacgcctggctcggagggtcccacgcccacggaaccttgctcattgctagcacagtgGTCCAAGACCagactgcaaggcagcagcaaggccaggggaggggcatctgacattgctgaggcttgagtaggtaaacaaagcagcctggaagttcaaactgggtggaacccacctcagctcaaggaggcctgcctgcctctgtagattccacctctgggggcaggtcatagctgaacaaaaggcagcagaaacttctgcagacttaaatgtccctgtttgacagctttgaagagagtagtggttatcccagcacggagtttgagatctgagaatggacagactgcctcctcaagtgggtccctgaccctcgagtagcctaactgggagacatccCCCAGTAGGAGCCAACTGACACCTCTTACAGCTGgttgcccctctgagacgaagcttccagaggaaggatcaagcagcaacatttgctgttctgcaatatttgctgttctgtagcctccgctggtgatacccaagcaaacagggtctggagtgcacctccagcaaactccaacagaactacagctaagggtcctgactgttagaaggaaaactaacaaacataaaggacatccacaccaaaaccccatatCTAGGTCACCATCatgaaagaccaaaggtagataaaaccataaagatggggagaaaacagagcagaaaagctgaaaattccaaaaatcagagcgcctcttctaacccaaaggaacacagctcctcaccagcagtacaacaaagctggacagagaaggactttgacgagttgacagaagtaggcctcagaagatcagtaataacaaacttctctgagctaaaggaggatgtttgaacccattgcaaagaagctgaaaaccttgaaaaaagattagatgaatggctaactagaataaacagcataaagaagaccttaaatgacctgaaaTGAGCTggaaaccatggcacgagaactacgtgatgcatgcacaagcttcagtagccgattcgatcaagtggaagaaagggtatcagtgattgaagatcaaatcaaTGAagtgaagcaagaagagaaggttagagaaaaaagagtaaaaagaaaagaacaaagcctccaagaaatatgggactatgtgaaaagaccaaatctacgtctgattggtgtacctgaaagtgacagggagaatggaacgaagttagaaaacactcttcagggtattatccaggagaacttccccaacctagcaaggcagaccaacattcaaattcaggaaatatagagaacgccacaaagatactcctcgagaagagcaactccaagacacataactgtcagattcaccaaagttgaaatgaagggaaaaatgttaagggcagccagagagaaaggtcgggttacccacaaagggaagcccaccacattaacagtggatctcttggcagaaactctacaagccagaagagagtgggggccaatattcaacattcttaaagaaaataattttgaaccccaaatttcatatccagccaaactaagcttcataagtgaaggagaaataaaatcctttacagacaagcaaatgctgagagattttgtcaccaccaggcctgccttacaagagctcacgaaggaaacactaaacatggaaaggacaACCAGTAGCAGCCActgaaaaaacatgccaaattgtaaagaccatcgatgctaggaagaaactgcatcaactaacgaggaaaataaccagctaatatcataatgacaggatcaaattcacacataacaatattaaccttaaatgtagatgggctaaatgctccaattaaaagacacagactggcaaattggataaacagtcaagacccatcagtgtgctgtattcaggagacccatctcacttgcagagacacacataggctgaaaataaagggatggaggaagatttaccaagcaaatggaaaaccaaaaaaagcagggattgcaatcctagtctctgataaaacagacttttaa
Coding sequences within it:
- the LOC100974914 gene encoding olfactory receptor 51S1 → MSTLPTQIAPNSSTSMAPTFLLVGMPGLSGAPSWWTLPLIAVYLLSALGNGTILWIIALEPALHRPMHFFLFLLSVSDIGLVTALMPTLLGIALAGAHTVPASACLLQMVFIHVFSVMESSVLLAMSIDRALAICRPLHYPALLTNGVISKISLAISFRCLGLHLPLPFLLAYMPYCHPQVLTHSYCLHPDVARLACPEAWGAAYSLFVVLSAMGLDPLLIFFSYGLIGKVLQGVESREDRWKAGQTCAAHLSAVLLFYIPMILLALINHPELPITQHTHTLLSYVHFLLPPLINPILYSVKMKEIRKRILNRLQPRKVGGAQ